In a genomic window of Besnoitia besnoiti strain Bb-Ger1 chromosome XI, whole genome shotgun sequence:
- a CDS encoding hypothetical protein (encoded by transcript BESB_020970), which yields MRRVQLPSVYERGLHAFLAMRRAYQPHPSTATSLSVAAAGAGSPLFRFCSQRTFAAAAGGSSAGHSRSSVGVVLGSSAKSLVDIPVKPKPRRFFDLKAFKKFILRYKQKEEAAEELLLKRTYTKPLPAGWTVLTFLKKIKIGDNVEDIAAAFNSWTDLANATIEELQSVEGMTNQQRRLIVKHIRLYNHGLWPENSYEDYIDKFQAPPLENEKKEWREADDARLLELAAQYDVSFGDPWLYISWEMQRDFEDVQARYEQLVTIPKNKERRCEAVLTKCTRPLFFSRYFKLLPSMLYVIPSTANFKTDPAQPFSLPNQFAAYRRNDCFRQTLSQSEEEREAK from the exons ATGCGCAGAGTGCAGTTGCCTTCAGTGTACGAACGCGGACTGCATGCGTTTCTCGCAATGCGACGAG CTTACCAGCCGCATCCGTCTACGGCGACTTCTTTGTCTGTTGCGGCCGCGGGTGCAGGCAGTCCTCTTTTCCGCTTCTGCTCGCAGCGAActttcgcggcggccgcgggggggAGCAGCGCGGGTCACAGTCGCAGCAGTGTTGGTGTGGTTCTGGGGAGCAGTGCCAAGTCCCTTGTCGATATCCCTGTGAAGCCCAAGccgaggcgcttcttcgACCTCAAGGCCTTCAAGAAATTCATCCTGCGATATAAACagaaggaagaagcagcggaggagcTTCTACTCAAACGGACCTACACCAAACCTCTCCCTG CCGGATGGACGGTTCTAACATTTCTCAAGAAAATCAAGATCGGGGACAATGTGGAAGATATTGCCGCTGCCTTCAACTCGTGGACGGATCTCGCCAACGCCACCATCGAA gagctgcagagcgtCGAGGGAATGACAAACCAGCAGAGGAGACTAATCGTCAAGCACATCCG GCTCTACAATCACGGGCTCTGGCCTGAGAACTCCTACGAGGACTACATTGACAAGTTTCAG GCGCCCCCTCtcgaaaacgagaaaaaggaaTGGAGGGAAGCGGACGATGCACGCCTCCTTGAGCTGGCCGCACAGTACGACGTCTCTTTTGGCG ACCCCTGGTTGTACATTTCGTGGGAGATGCAGAGGGACTTCGAGGACGTCCAGGCGCGCTATGAGCAGCTCGTGACGATCCCTAAG AATAAGGAGCGACGATGTGAGGCTGTGCTCACCAAATGTACACGGCCACTATTCTTCTCGCGGTACTTCAAGCTGCTGCCGTCTATGCTGTATGTCATCCCTTCCACTGCCAATTTCAAGACCGACCCCGCGCAACCTTTTTCATTACCAAATCAGTTCGCAGCCTATCGGCGCAATGACTGTTTCCGGCAGACTCTTTCTCAGTCtgaagaagagcgcgaggcgaaatGA